GGTTATAAAGTGTTGCTGGTGGATGAAAATCAAAGTCATTAAACAGCCGATCCTCAATAAGAATCTATCAGATTACTCAACTAAAATAATTCCAATGAAAAAGATTTGTGTGTTAATAATAACAGGAATTATAATATTCCTTAATTCGGTGGTACAGGCACAGCAGGTTTCCTTATCCAGATCAGAAGCGATTGTACCTTGCCAGCTTTTAATTACTTTTTCTAAAACTACCAGTATCGTATTCCCTTTTTCGATTAAAAGCATAGATCGCGGGAGCAGTGATGTATTGGTTCAGCAGGTAAAGAATGTATCGAATGTTATGTTAGTCAAAGCTGCAAAAGAGGGATTTAATGAGACTAATCTTACGGTTATTACAGCCGATGGATCTTTGTATTCATTTCTGGTGAATTATGCTTCCAATCCAACTGGTTATGCATTTCAAATAAGCAAGGACACCGTTTCCAGTCAAGAGATTGTATTTACTGATGGTAAGCTGAATGAATTGGAGATTGCCCGACTTGCAGAACGTATTGTCAAAGAAAAACCCATCATAAATAAAAAAGATAAAAAATACGGCATCGGAATAAATCTTCTTGGAATATACGTTAAGGATGATGAATTGTATTTTCAGCTGAGACTGAAAAACTGTACCAATATTCGTTTCGATGTAGAACAGCTGCGGTTTACTATCCTTGATCAAAAGCAATCCAAACGAACGGCTATTCAGCAGCTTGATATAATACCGATAGAAACCTTCGGTAATGTCAAAACCATTAAAGAAAATACGGAAGAGATAATTGTTGTCGCTTTTCCAAAGTTCACTGTTTCTGATAAAAAATACTTGCAGGTGCAACTTATGGAACATAACGGAGGACGGAACTTGTCTTTAAAAGTTCGTAATCCGACAATTATTAAAGCAAAGCCTATAGCATTAGAGTAGCATTCTATTATCCCAAAAAAGTCATTAGGGATTTAAGTTTTTGTCAAGTCAAATGTTTTATTGCAATTCCATAGGCCGGTAAACCATTCTCTTCGTTTCATGGCCAGCGACAGTTTTAGGATTTTCTGGCTGCCGTTTTTTACCATATACCCGCCAATGGCAAACACCTTGTAGCGTAATGTTTTCAGGCGTTGTTCTACTTGGGTATTAAGCACGACCTGCCTGAAAAGGCTGATGAAGTTATAGGCCATCATCACCCAGTTCAGGGCCGCTTCGGTAGCATCAAAGTTTTTAAGATTGAAGCTGTCTGCCCCAAAATCGTATTTCAGTTCTTTGATCCGGTTTTCGCAATTGGCCCTTTGCCGGTACAGATTCCACACCTGAAGCGCCGGCAGGGTTAAATCGGTGACAAAACAACTGTAGCGGTAATTTTTATAAATGCCCTCGTCTTCAAATAGTTTCAGCGTTTTGTCCGTTGCACAGGGGCGTTCACTGACTTGCTGGCGGACCATGACCAGCCTTCTGGGTTGATCCCACAGGGGACTTTGATAAGTGCTTTCGGCCACTTCGATACCAGCGGTAACTTTTACCCACAGGTGTTGTGCGGCGAGTTTTTGTTGGATCGGTTTGTACTGCCGGGCGGCAATGATGTAGTTGCCCACTTGTGGACTTTGCTCCAGATACTCAAATACTTCTTTACCGTAAAATCCACTGTCGGCCCTGAATAAGCCTATTTTTTTACCGTTTAGTTTTTCTATCGTATCGGCTAAAAAGCCTTGGAAATTATTGCTCGTATAGCTGTCGCCGCTTCGCAGCCAAAAGTTGGCGACCATTTTTGTTTCCTCTATAAAGGCGATTAAAGGATGATGACTGTTGCGGCCTGGCTTAAGGGGGTTGTATCCTTTTTTACTACCCTGTTGCCCGCCGTATCGGGTAAGGATGGTGGAGTCGACATCCAGCGTGTAATTATCATACTGCAGATTGCCAAAAAACCATTGGTATAAAGGGGTGAAGATCTGCTGGTTGGTGGCCAGGGTATGTTTGTTGAAAAAGCGCTGGATGGCTTTACTGCCTGCCATTTGTTTGAAACCCCAGCATTGTTTCATGACCGCATCATGGCGTGTTACCTCGCAATGTTCAAACTTGTTGGCCCCACACCATATGCTGGTCATAAACTGTTGGATGAGTTGATGCGGGGAATAGCCCCGGTTTGACCCTGGGGCTGGCAATGGCAACCGATCCAAGGCTGCTTCAAACTCCATCCTGTCCAGCATTTTTTTCAGTAAAACAATGCCCGACCAGGGCGTTATTTCTTTGTCTGTAAAGTCAATTTTCAGGTCCAAGTTCAAATAAGGTTTACTTACTGCAATTTCCTCCAATTTACATTGGTATAAAACCAATAGTTATCAACAAGTTAACACTCTTAATTTCTAATGGCGGTCATTAGAAATTGAGGCTAATGACTTTTTTGGGATTATTTGAATTCACTAATAAATAAAAAGGATATGAATCAGAAAAATTTTGAATACCTGAAAGAACAGGTAAAGTTTTCCGGTTTCGGTGAGGGATTGGAAAGTGAATTAAAAATGAACCTTGAAAAGCAAATGCCGAGCTTTGAATTAAAACATCAAGCAGCATATGGCAAAGATGAAGTAAGCGCTACACTTCATTTCAGAAGGTCAGAGCAAAATGATATGTACTTTTTTAATAAGTACGATATTGAATTGAAACAGCTTGGGGCGG
Above is a window of Solitalea lacus DNA encoding:
- the traN gene encoding conjugative transposon protein TraN, with translation MKKICVLIITGIIIFLNSVVQAQQVSLSRSEAIVPCQLLITFSKTTSIVFPFSIKSIDRGSSDVLVQQVKNVSNVMLVKAAKEGFNETNLTVITADGSLYSFLVNYASNPTGYAFQISKDTVSSQEIVFTDGKLNELEIARLAERIVKEKPIINKKDKKYGIGINLLGIYVKDDELYFQLRLKNCTNIRFDVEQLRFTILDQKQSKRTAIQQLDIIPIETFGNVKTIKENTEEIIVVAFPKFTVSDKKYLQVQLMEHNGGRNLSLKVRNPTIIKAKPIALE
- a CDS encoding IS1380 family transposase; the protein is MEEIAVSKPYLNLDLKIDFTDKEITPWSGIVLLKKMLDRMEFEAALDRLPLPAPGSNRGYSPHQLIQQFMTSIWCGANKFEHCEVTRHDAVMKQCWGFKQMAGSKAIQRFFNKHTLATNQQIFTPLYQWFFGNLQYDNYTLDVDSTILTRYGGQQGSKKGYNPLKPGRNSHHPLIAFIEETKMVANFWLRSGDSYTSNNFQGFLADTIEKLNGKKIGLFRADSGFYGKEVFEYLEQSPQVGNYIIAARQYKPIQQKLAAQHLWVKVTAGIEVAESTYQSPLWDQPRRLVMVRQQVSERPCATDKTLKLFEDEGIYKNYRYSCFVTDLTLPALQVWNLYRQRANCENRIKELKYDFGADSFNLKNFDATEAALNWVMMAYNFISLFRQVVLNTQVEQRLKTLRYKVFAIGGYMVKNGSQKILKLSLAMKRREWFTGLWNCNKTFDLTKT